The Methanohalophilus levihalophilus genome has a segment encoding these proteins:
- a CDS encoding methanogenesis marker 8 protein: MPHIMEMLGKTRVVVKDGKVIEVGEPQVKWCPIFAKVHDIQEITPESVKWNMEYRIRNFGLFTPERQLEMDVFVGFGVSEVTMTAFNRGMLDATVTVCDGAGTVITSNPTLVQGMGARISGLVETEPIPEVIKGITERGGVVLDPENAKLDIIAGVLKAKELGFRSILATTIDPVVASKLREIEKEHSLDLVVVGAHVTGLSKEETQELLGYLDIITCCGSKWVRELAQPLAQVGTAVPLFALTQKGKELLLERAKEVTSPILINTMPLPALPEHKQPKDLV; the protein is encoded by the coding sequence ATGCCTCATATAATGGAAATGCTCGGGAAAACCCGTGTAGTTGTAAAAGACGGAAAAGTAATCGAAGTAGGGGAACCGCAGGTTAAGTGGTGTCCAATTTTTGCCAAAGTCCATGATATCCAGGAGATAACTCCCGAATCTGTCAAATGGAACATGGAATACCGTATCAGGAATTTCGGTCTTTTTACCCCTGAAAGACAGCTTGAAATGGATGTCTTTGTAGGTTTTGGTGTTTCTGAAGTCACAATGACCGCATTTAACCGGGGAATGCTGGATGCTACGGTAACCGTCTGTGACGGCGCCGGAACAGTCATTACTTCCAATCCTACCCTTGTTCAGGGAATGGGTGCAAGGATTTCAGGTCTTGTAGAAACCGAGCCGATTCCTGAGGTCATTAAGGGAATTACCGAGCGTGGTGGCGTTGTACTTGATCCGGAAAACGCAAAATTAGATATTATTGCCGGAGTGCTGAAGGCTAAGGAACTGGGTTTCAGGAGCATTTTAGCAACTACTATCGACCCTGTTGTTGCATCCAAATTACGTGAGATTGAAAAAGAACACAGTCTTGATCTCGTTGTTGTAGGTGCGCATGTCACCGGTCTTAGCAAAGAAGAAACACAGGAGTTACTAGGTTATCTGGATATCATTACCTGTTGTGGCTCAAAATGGGTCAGGGAGTTAGCACAACCCCTTGCACAGGTAGGGACAGCAGTTCCACTGTTTGCTTTAACTCAAAAAGGAAAAGAACTTCTGCTTGAGAGAGCCAAGGAAGTTACTTCTCCAATACTCATCAATACCATG
- a CDS encoding phenylacetate--CoA ligase family protein has product MSYWQPEYETMDRDSLKELQLKRLKKTAAAVYNNVAFYQQKFSEAGVKPDDLKSLEDASKLPFTRKPDLRANYPFGLFAVPNKDVVRIHASSGTSGKPTVVGYTANDIDMWADMMARDLAMVGVGSEDVFQNSLNYGLFTGGMGFHNGIERLGAMAIPAATGNTARQLEMMQDFGVTVLNCTPSYALYLAETAEELDVTDKLSLRIGTFGGEPWSSSTRKELENALGIKAYDSYGLSELIGPGVAFECEEQDGLHIWDDHFLIEVLDPEGEPVAEGEKGELVLTSLTKEAFPVIRYRTGDITRLLEPECGCGRTTTRISRILGRADDMLIVRGINVFPSQIEDVLVGINGITDQFQIVLDRNQRRMDEITVRVELADIAFTGELKDLATTKKKVENELKSVLNIRTNVELVEKGTIPRTTGKAQRVIDRREAI; this is encoded by the coding sequence ATGAGTTACTGGCAGCCTGAATATGAAACAATGGATCGTGACAGTTTAAAGGAATTGCAATTAAAACGTCTCAAAAAAACGGCTGCCGCTGTCTATAATAATGTTGCTTTCTACCAGCAGAAATTTTCTGAAGCTGGAGTCAAACCAGATGATTTAAAGTCTCTGGAAGATGCTTCCAAACTACCTTTTACCCGAAAACCTGATCTTCGTGCAAATTATCCTTTCGGACTATTTGCTGTCCCAAATAAAGATGTAGTCAGGATTCACGCCTCATCCGGTACAAGTGGCAAACCTACAGTTGTAGGATACACAGCAAATGACATTGATATGTGGGCGGACATGATGGCCCGTGACCTTGCAATGGTTGGCGTGGGTTCCGAGGATGTGTTTCAGAATTCTCTTAATTACGGTTTATTCACAGGCGGAATGGGTTTCCACAATGGTATTGAAAGACTTGGCGCAATGGCTATTCCCGCGGCTACCGGAAACACAGCTCGTCAGCTTGAAATGATGCAGGATTTCGGCGTGACTGTGCTTAATTGTACTCCTTCCTATGCATTGTACCTGGCAGAAACTGCAGAAGAACTTGATGTCACAGATAAGCTTTCCCTTCGCATCGGTACATTTGGAGGAGAACCCTGGTCTTCCAGTACAAGGAAAGAGCTTGAGAACGCTTTAGGAATAAAAGCCTATGATTCCTATGGTCTTTCCGAATTGATTGGTCCGGGTGTTGCTTTCGAATGTGAGGAGCAGGACGGACTCCACATATGGGATGATCATTTCCTCATCGAAGTACTTGATCCGGAAGGGGAACCGGTTGCTGAAGGAGAAAAGGGTGAACTTGTCCTGACTTCCCTTACAAAGGAAGCATTCCCTGTAATCCGCTATCGTACAGGCGACATAACCCGTCTTCTTGAACCGGAATGTGGCTGTGGCAGGACTACTACCCGTATTTCACGTATTCTTGGAAGGGCAGATGACATGCTAATTGTCCGTGGAATCAATGTTTTCCCTTCGCAGATTGAAGACGTGCTTGTGGGAATTAACGGAATCACAGACCAGTTCCAGATTGTACTTGACCGCAACCAGCGCAGGATGGATGAAATTACCGTTCGTGTAGAGCTCGCAGACATTGCATTTACCGGTGAATTGAAGGATCTTGCTACAACCAAGAAGAAGGTTGAAAACGAGCTCAAGAGTGTTCTTAACATCCGTACCAATGTAGAGCTTGTGGAAAAAGGCACAATCCCGAGGACAACCGGAAAAGCCCAGAGAGTTATTGATCGTCGTGAAGCTATTTGA
- a CDS encoding UbiA family prenyltransferase: MGPGSDTHLTAWNNTGLPDLFIFQQKFQKEFMYGGHLFALGAICVVYMCAVLSSIPITWDFMALVYLIFYCIYLYDYSSGAEEDLINNIDRSEYLQEEKNSKKIAFTLYASILTVAAIYVVKSDIVNMLVGFSVLTLGVLYHPYFKHLTKVIPAFKNIFVSAVWSLLAIFLFMYYSYPITPTALVLAAFVFLRMLTIQIVFDMRDVEGDKKNGLLTVPLLFKENDSIILNLLNIMTIGVLIYGIYMGIVPATSIMMLFVFFYAYSYIKNVHLGRSEKTNYFNAAAEPIVWALLIQSGHLCIDVLQTSAQFL; encoded by the coding sequence ATGGGCCCTGGAAGCGATACACATCTTACTGCATGGAACAACACAGGTCTACCTGACCTCTTTATCTTCCAGCAGAAATTCCAAAAGGAATTCATGTATGGAGGACACCTGTTCGCACTGGGTGCAATCTGTGTAGTATACATGTGCGCTGTACTTTCCTCAATACCAATTACATGGGACTTCATGGCCCTTGTCTATTTGATTTTCTATTGCATATACCTGTATGATTATTCAAGCGGAGCAGAGGAAGATCTGATCAATAATATAGATAGGAGTGAATACCTTCAGGAAGAAAAAAACAGCAAAAAAATTGCTTTCACTTTGTATGCTTCCATATTGACAGTTGCAGCCATCTATGTTGTTAAAAGCGACATTGTAAACATGCTCGTAGGATTCTCTGTCCTGACGCTGGGTGTTCTTTATCACCCATATTTCAAACACCTGACAAAGGTAATCCCGGCATTTAAAAACATATTTGTTTCAGCAGTCTGGTCTTTGCTCGCTATTTTCCTGTTTATGTACTATTCCTACCCGATTACCCCCACTGCACTGGTACTTGCAGCATTCGTGTTTCTCAGGATGCTGACTATCCAGATTGTATTCGATATGCGTGATGTTGAAGGAGATAAGAAAAACGGCCTTCTTACAGTTCCTCTCCTGTTCAAGGAAAACGATAGCATAATCCTCAATCTCCTGAACATCATGACAATCGGAGTTCTCATTTATGGGATTTACATGGGAATTGTACCTGCAACTTCCATTATGATGCTGTTTGTCTTTTTCTATGCATACAGCTACATCAAAAATGTACACCTTGGACGCTCTGAAAAAACCAATTACTTTAACGCGGCAGCAGAACCCATCGTTTGGGCACTTCTCATACAGTCCGGACATCTGTGTATTGATGTACTCCAGACATCCGCACAATTCCTTTAA
- a CDS encoding MFS transporter, protein MQNTETEVLINRQLYILSISKIFKDVATGMLVLIIPLYVANVDTLLLNDIPAVLKAGLAAALFGLANSISQPFMGKLSERLDRRKLFLTIGYSIFAILCILYARSEYLESILFLRIIQGIAIGATIPAIIAMVTHLSESTVRGQAIGIYSSLRGFAFGIGSVLGGAVVTYYGYVSGFYISAALVLLSLVLISFFVKETHIPQTKPIQDTADEKSSIINVLAVAMFMMMVGIMLILSLLPAYQSRLIATEFALSIAFSAYVITRIVFQVPMGIISDRFGRKFLIIAGIFLNAAIVYGLGHVGDINSLIFLRVLQGIAMAAVETPLLALAVEISGEEKVTSRVSTITGMQAAGMAMGPLVGGIFGGYVSFETPFHLSSVLILLSGLLVWWTLRTQKEIT, encoded by the coding sequence ATGCAAAATACTGAAACGGAAGTCCTGATTAACCGGCAGCTCTACATCCTGTCAATTTCAAAGATCTTCAAGGATGTAGCAACCGGAATGCTGGTTTTGATTATCCCTCTCTATGTTGCAAATGTGGATACACTACTGCTAAACGACATACCTGCAGTGCTCAAAGCCGGTCTTGCAGCCGCCCTTTTCGGGCTTGCAAATTCCATATCCCAGCCCTTTATGGGAAAATTGAGTGAAAGGCTGGATCGCAGGAAACTCTTCCTGACAATTGGATATTCAATTTTTGCAATTCTTTGTATATTGTATGCAAGATCAGAATATTTGGAATCAATTCTTTTCTTAAGGATTATTCAGGGAATTGCAATCGGTGCAACAATTCCTGCCATTATTGCGATGGTGACTCACCTTTCCGAATCCACTGTAAGGGGACAAGCAATCGGTATTTACTCCAGCCTGCGAGGGTTTGCATTTGGCATAGGATCTGTCCTCGGGGGAGCAGTCGTAACCTATTACGGCTATGTTTCCGGGTTCTACATCAGTGCTGCACTTGTTCTGTTGAGTCTGGTTCTCATATCTTTTTTTGTAAAAGAAACACACATTCCGCAGACAAAACCCATACAGGATACTGCCGATGAGAAATCATCCATCATCAATGTTCTTGCGGTGGCTATGTTTATGATGATGGTAGGAATAATGCTTATCCTTTCCCTGCTACCGGCTTACCAGAGCAGGCTTATTGCCACTGAGTTTGCCCTTTCAATCGCATTTTCGGCTTATGTAATTACAAGAATCGTTTTCCAGGTTCCAATGGGAATAATTTCAGACAGGTTTGGCCGGAAATTTCTGATTATTGCGGGTATTTTCCTTAACGCTGCAATAGTCTACGGATTGGGCCATGTGGGAGATATTAATTCATTAATTTTCCTTCGTGTGCTGCAGGGAATCGCCATGGCAGCTGTTGAAACTCCGTTATTGGCACTGGCGGTTGAAATTTCCGGAGAGGAGAAAGTTACCAGCAGGGTAAGCACCATCACCGGCATGCAGGCAGCAGGGATGGCAATGGGCCCGCTTGTGGGAGGAATTTTCGGAGGATATGTCAGCTTTGAGACCCCATTCCATCTTAGCAGTGTATTGATTTTGCTTTCAGGTTTGCTGGTTTGGTGGACTTTAAGAACACAAAAAGAGATTACCTGA
- a CDS encoding ribulose-bisphosphate carboxylase, with product MSSIIEELVNSLDSKQAAYVNLDLPEPTNGEYLLAVFHMIPGGKLNVLQAAAEIAAESSTGTNFKVNTETPFSRTMNALVYQLDLERDLVWVAYPWRLFDRGGNVQNILTYIVGNILGMKEVAALKLLDVWFPPSMLEQYDGPGFTVDDMRKYLDVYDRPILGTIVKPKMGLTSAEYAEVCYDFWVGGGDFVKNDEPQANQDFCPYEKMVAHVKEAMDKAVKETGKKKVHSFNVSAPDFDTMIERCEMIVNAGFEPGSYAFLIDGITAGWMAVQTIRRRYPNVFLHFHRAGHGAFTRPENPLGFSVLVLSKFARLAGASGIHTGTAGVGKMKGTPEDDVVAAHGIQYLKSDGHFFNQSWAKIMDSDKDAISLVHEDMAHHVILEEDSWRAMKKCCPIVSGGLNPVRLKPFIDVMGNVDFITTMGSGVHAHPGGTQDGARALVQSCEAYLKGIDIHEYSKNHKELAEAIEHFPED from the coding sequence ATGAGTTCGATTATTGAAGAGCTTGTTAACTCGCTCGATTCCAAACAGGCAGCATACGTAAACCTTGATCTTCCCGAACCCACCAATGGGGAGTATCTTCTAGCGGTATTCCACATGATCCCGGGGGGGAAGTTGAATGTACTTCAGGCAGCAGCAGAGATTGCAGCCGAATCATCCACAGGTACTAACTTCAAGGTGAACACTGAAACTCCTTTTTCCAGGACCATGAATGCACTGGTCTACCAGCTCGATCTTGAGAGGGATCTGGTCTGGGTAGCTTATCCATGGAGGCTTTTCGACAGGGGAGGAAATGTCCAGAACATCCTCACATACATCGTCGGAAACATTCTCGGCATGAAAGAAGTAGCAGCACTCAAACTGCTGGATGTCTGGTTCCCGCCATCCATGCTTGAGCAGTATGACGGTCCCGGATTCACCGTGGACGACATGCGCAAATACCTTGACGTCTATGACAGGCCGATTCTCGGAACCATCGTCAAGCCAAAGATGGGACTTACATCCGCCGAGTACGCCGAAGTTTGCTATGATTTCTGGGTTGGCGGCGGGGATTTCGTCAAGAACGACGAACCTCAGGCAAACCAGGACTTCTGTCCGTATGAGAAAATGGTAGCCCACGTCAAGGAAGCCATGGACAAGGCAGTCAAGGAAACCGGAAAGAAGAAAGTCCACTCATTCAATGTATCAGCACCTGACTTCGACACAATGATCGAAAGGTGTGAAATGATAGTCAACGCTGGCTTTGAACCTGGAAGCTATGCTTTCCTCATTGACGGTATCACCGCCGGCTGGATGGCTGTACAGACCATCAGGCGCAGGTATCCAAATGTGTTCCTGCACTTCCACAGGGCAGGCCACGGAGCTTTCACAAGGCCTGAAAACCCACTGGGGTTCTCAGTACTCGTCCTGTCCAAATTCGCAAGGCTTGCAGGTGCTTCAGGTATCCACACCGGAACAGCCGGTGTCGGCAAAATGAAAGGCACACCCGAGGACGACGTTGTTGCAGCACACGGTATCCAGTATCTCAAATCCGACGGCCATTTCTTCAACCAGTCATGGGCCAAAATAATGGATTCCGACAAGGATGCAATCAGTCTTGTCCACGAAGACATGGCTCATCATGTAATCCTCGAGGAAGACAGCTGGAGAGCAATGAAAAAGTGCTGTCCAATCGTATCCGGTGGACTTAACCCTGTCAGGCTCAAACCCTTTATCGATGTAATGGGCAACGTGGATTTCATCACAACAATGGGTTCAGGTGTTCATGCACACCCCGGTGGAACTCAGGATGGAGCAAGGGCGCTTGTCCAGTCATGTGAAGCATATCTCAAGGGAATTGATATCCATGAGTATTCCAAAAACCACAAGGAACTTGCAGAAGCCATCGAGCATTTCCCTGAAGACTGA